DNA from Alnus glutinosa chromosome 2, dhAlnGlut1.1, whole genome shotgun sequence:
TTATTATCCGCATTCACATACCTTAAAACTGTTATCTGCATCCGTACTTGCGGATAGTGATTTTTGCTATCCGCATTCAAATGTACGGATGCGGACGGTTAATATCCGCCCACATGTACATGTATACCCTTGCGGCTATATCTCCTCAGGTTGGCAAAAGGAGATAAAGGTAtctccaaaaatataaagttcTCTTTGTACAATATTAGACCACAACAAGAATTCTACAGAAAAGGAATAGAAAATGCCTCTATCAAGAGTGAGAACATTCTAACAAAGCAGTGTAATATTGAAACAGTACAAGAGTTTTACATAAAATAGAAAGTACAACCAAAGGATAACAATGctttattgaataaaaacaaCAATTCTCTTTGTCCAACATTCGAGGGCATGGTCTTGCCATTTTTTCACTATTTCAAACACCGTTGAGGAATTTATACTTCATGTCAtccaaaaacttaaagaaaGCCCATCTCCAAGCCTTGTTGAATGCTAATGGACCAAAGACAGCCCAAAACCCCACTACAAATCCAAATGGCATGCTAATATAAAACCCCTTCAAGTCGATCCAGCCACTGTCCTCTCTGCCTTCATCGTCAGCATTTGGTGTTGTCTCAAGGGATGGGCCATCTCCAACGCATCTAGAAGTAAGTGGAGGTCCACAAAGATCATGGTTGTTCCCAATGAAACAGAGTGCACTAAAGCTCTGAAGCTGTGTGCCGGAGGGAATTCTACCAGAGAAGTTGTTGTATGATAAGTTTAGATGACTCAAGAATGTTAAACTTGCCATGCTTTGAGGTATTGCACCTGTGAGTTGATTCATCGAGACATCGAGAGACTCCAATAATTTCATGGCATTGATCTTCTCAGGAATCTTTCCATGAAGTTGATTATTGGACAAATTCAAAAATCGTAGGCCGTAAAGACTTGTGAGTTCATCCGGGATTTCTCCAATCAAATTGTTGCTCGAGAGGTCCATGCTTGTGACGAGAGCAAGTATATCTCTATACTCATTCTCTGTTCCCTTTGTTACCAACAATACTGGTTCTCCATATAGTGCctcttttaaggaaaaattgcCCTTATCGATAATATCAAGGTTTTGTCCCACCATGGCGCTCAAATTACCAAAGCATCGTGGAATGGGTCCTGTGAATTTGTTTTGTGCCAGATCCATGATTTGAAGCGATTTAAGGTGACAGAACTCATGAGGGATACTGCCATAAAACTTGTTTGAGCGAAGCACGAGAACCCTCAGATTGGCTGAACTATTTCCCGACCAAATGGACAAGCTACCAGACAAATGATTCTCTCTTAGATCTACAATCTTTAGGAGTGTGCAATTTTGTAGGGACAATGGCAAATGTCCAAACAGATTGTTTTTGTTCAAGGTTAGAAACTCAAGCATAGAGAGAGAACCCAAGGAACTCGGTATATTTCCTGTTAGATTATTGCTCCCCAAGTTTAACACCATTAATAGAGAATAGTTCATCCAACAGTCAGGAACTTCTCCAGACAAAAGATTTTTtgaaagatcaagaaaataCAGATCTCTCATTATATCATTCTGTTCACAAACGAAGGGAGAAAGAGATCCACGAAATGAGTTATTGGAAAGATCTAAACCCTGAATGCTAGAAGAGATATGGGGGAGAGGGCCAAAGAAGTTGTTTGAACCAAGAAAGATTGATCCTCCACAAGATAAACTTGGAATACTGCCACGAATTTGGTTATGAGAAAGATCCAGAACAAGAAATTGGGAACAGAGGCTCCAAAACCAAGAAGGGATAACACCTGAAATGCTTGTATTAgacaaatttaaaacttgaagatCTTTTTGTGATTGAAGCCATGCAGGAAATCGTGACCCTAGTGTCCATGATTCCATCTCTAAAATTTGAAGTTGAAAAGGAGGAACCCAATTAAAACTTACTTGCAAAGTCAACAAGTTTGAAGAGGCTTCAagtattttcaaatttgttagGTTGGAAAAATGCACGTCAGAAACAAAACTCTCTAAAAAATTGTCAGAGATGTATAACTCTTCAAGATTTGAAAGATGTCCAAGACTTACAGGAATTGTTCCATTAAATTTATTGTGAGAGACAGAAAGTATCCTCAATGAAGATAGATTTTCTATAGACACGGGAATCGGACCAGAAAGCATGTTGGagtcaagaaaaagaagagacagTTTTTTATTCTTTCCCAATTGATTAGGGAAAGTATCTAAAAGTCGATTCCAAGACAAATCTAAAAACTCCATATTTTTTACTGTGCATGCAGAAGAATTTCCCAAGAGTTCATACACACCTCCCCCAAGTTTGTTGTGAGATAAATCCAAATGTTGCAGATTACACAAATTTCCCAAGGATCTTGGCAATTTTCCTTCAAGGCCATTGTTTGACAGGTCAAGATATATCAGTTGGGAAAGGGAAGAATTTCCCAAGAGTTCATACACACCTCCCCCAAGTTTGTTGTGAGATAAATCCAAATTTTGCAGATTACACAAATTTCCCAAGGATCTTGGTAATTTTCCTTCAAGGCCATTGTTTGAGAGGTCAAGAGATATCAGTTGGGAAAGGGATCCAATGGCACTAGGAAGTACACCTTGAATgttattatatgcaaactcaagTCTTTCAAGAGTACTTATATTGCATAACAAGTTAAGTATTGTGGAAGAGAGGTTGTGATTGACTGAAAGATCAAGCACAGAGAGAGATGAAAAATTAACATAAGGAATAGGATCATACTTATCAAGTTCACAACTAGACAAGAGTAATTGTGATAGAGAAGGGAGCAAGTTCATCACCTGTAACCAGTTAGATGCTTTACTAAGATTGACGAAACTCATGTCGAGGAATTCCAACAAAGAAAGATGAGATAACCATTCAAGGTTATCAACGTGCAGGAGGGAACCTTGAATGCCAAGATAATGCAAGTTGGAGAGATTTGCCAGCTGATGAGGAATTGTACCCACGAAACCCGCACAAGATAAACTTAGATATCTTAAATTCCCAAGGTAACCAAAGAAGCTTGGAATATGGGAATCTGCAAAATGATTCTCACTTAGGTCCAGATAGCGAAGATGCTTTAATTCCAAGAGAGAATCACTTATCACCCCACCCAACTGTGACTGGCTAAAAGCTTCATGTGCAGTACCACTATCATATGGATTTCTAAGATTTAGATGGATGACATGCCCAGTTATGTTGTCACAACCAATTCCTTTCCACACACAACACTCGTGGCCAATCCAAGATGAGAGCTGGTTCGAACGGTCTATGATACCTTGTTTGAAGGTGAGGAgggcttctctttctctttctctgcaaAGCACATTTGGATTTCCACGAGCATATGTAAACATGCATATGATAGTAGCGAAGGAAAGATAGCAATGCACAAGGACCACCACAAAATTGGTCTTCCTGTCCATAACCGTTGCCATTGTACAACGAAAAGAAAATATTGCGAAAATGAGTTGTTATCTTCAAAAGGTGAGAGCACAGTACATATATGAGACCCTTTTAAGTAATTGAGGTGAGGAATATTCCTCCTGACGTAGAAGACAGAAAAGTTTCTTCAAGTCGATGTCTCGATGCTAAatagaaagacaaaaatacgAGACTCTGCAGTACTAAATGGTTCACCAATGAATCTAATATGACAAATTCCACATGCCTTTGAATGCATGACTTGAACAAGTGAAGTCAATGCATAAAGGTCGAGTCGATGATAAATAGGAAGACAAGACAAATACGAGAGACTCTGCAGTCCATGCTTCAACCAATAATATATATCAAGAGGTAGCCGCCTCTGTTGAAGTCTTTGGACTTGGAGGTCTCAATTTCCAAACAGACTGAACCAATCAATATCCATCATTAAACTTGGTGGGCTTGCCACTAGGAATCTCCACTGATTTAAGCAATGACGTACATGATGTTCATTGCATAAAggttacaaaaaataataataataataaagaaggGAAAATTGGAGAGGGGGTTAAGAGGATTTGTGGTCAAGAAATGATGCTTCGATGAAGAAAGTGAAGTAGGTCCATCTAACActactttttttatttgcagaagaaacattttttaaaccaaaaaaaaaaaatatcaataatgaGCAATAATAGGCAAAAtcagaattaatttttattcctTGACTGaaggaaaaattaagaaaattagTTTAGCGGTTCCTAATTTAGCTTGTAAATAAAGAGTAGTTATATTCTATTACTATGTaccataaaaacaattttataagATGCCTCTAATCTGAAGGCCTGAAGAGTACGTAGTACATGCTTCACCAATCATAATAACTTGGCCAGCTGTCTGCCACATGTATTCGTGTAACCGTAGCTAtgtagagtaatgattcaccaccACTTAAAAATACCACTTTTCACcacattgtctatgtggcaaggtggtctctcACTACCTTTtgagttttatttgtttatttttaagtaGGGGACCACCCTACCACATAAATAAGGTGATAAAAAGTGGTATCTTTGGATGGTGGTAAATCATTACTCGGCTTTGTAAGCATGACTTGGAAAAGTGAAGTCCATTGCAGTCGACTCGATGGTAAATGTTCTATTATTGGAAATAATAGACAAAATGAAAATAGCAATAATATTCAATATGTTGTGGGTAGAGTTTTTTGGGAATTGTGATGAGCATTGAAAAGTCAAAATTCCAatcagaatttaaatgacaacAATAAATTATGATCTCAACTGCCAATTAGATCATTTGCAAAAGACATGAATTGCTTTAACGTTCAatgctaataatatataatttataatttatttcaaacattaaaaagataaaaattatgCTACACAAGTACTCCAACGTTCAAAATGaaacgaggaaaaaaaaaatgctaagaagatggaaagttttcaaaatattttattcaattcaattataAACTCCTATCATCTTAAGAAAtgttacatgtacttaaacttttataaatgGAGCCTTACTAACTGATATAGAACTTATTTATTGTAGATGatcaaaacaaataataaaaataaatgctacgggtaccaatgaataagttcTACACCATCTTAGTAAGGCTtcatttgtaaaaatttaagtatatgtaacatttctcatatttataaGTTTCCAgtgttttctatttatttacctattcaagtcttattcaaatttgaattattatattcttatacactttcattattttctaacaACTCACTATTCAAGGTATTAAAATCATTCCTCTCACACGCATTTCAAGTGACTTTATgcatgagaaatgctatagcATCTACTACGGTCCTCCTAACATCCTTATGTGCTAACCTGACATTTTTAAAGCCAACTACACTTTAAACATTTAAAGTTAAGCTTGGATGTATGCACTTATGTCTATAATTTAGTACGATACGAAGCACCAGACGCCCACACGCGTGTGGTAGTAGGCTGTAAGGCCCTAGTGGCGCCTTAATTAATGGCGCACTGGACATGAAGCATTGAAACTcggagcgatctaatcatgaccATTAAATTTTAGACGGTCAGGATCATTCAATCTGGTGATTTGATCTAAACTGtaggatgcttcttaggtagATTCAATAGTTGGATATACTGGACCATCACTAAAGTAAATTGTAAGGTCATATCAactttgatctaatggttgagattaaataattatgatataatgattattattaaataatcattgataGTTATTTGATCTAATGGTCAGAATTAAGTATCAGTTAAAATagcagtttatgactgttaaATTAACAGTTTATGATGGTTGGATTAGAAGTTATTAAATAACTAATATTCAACACAATATAGAAGTAACTGCAGTCCAGTTATTAAATATACAGAACAATTTTCTCTTATCTTTTATTATCGTTTCTAATATCTTCTACACTTTAAATTTTGACTCTTTGTCCATtgctataataaaaaaatctaagggTATTCGGGTTTAGTTTTCATTTGTGTAAAACACAACTAAACAATAAAAGTTTTTTGGGTTCCATTGTATTTTGGAGAaatatttactaaaattttTTGCATACTATTTCTGGTAAagacaaataatttattaaaaaatgcaaatttgtCAAGCACCGTACGAAGATGAATCGTTATTCAGTTTTCTTTTTACTTCTATCTAACCGACTTTGTTATGCTTGACTTGGAAAAGTGAAGTCAATGCGTGTAAAAGTCTCGATGCATAAAAGCATGTCTTTAAGTGACCCTGGCCCCACTAACATCCGTTACCCAATAATATTGGTGTAAACCGTGACTTTCTTATGCATGACTTGGAAAAGTGaagtcaataaaatatttgttttgaatTCTATGGGAGAAATAAGCACAAACGGCCAAGACTTGACCTCTTCTAAGTTCTCTTAATCAGTAGCCGCCTCTGTTGAAAGTGTTCGGAATTGGGACAAGAATCCTCTCCACCTCACATGGAGTTGTATGTACGTATGACTTGGAAAGTGATTATCTTTTGAAACCATTTAAACTTAGGTCCAACTATTTAAGATCGACGTTACAATTTCAGTAAATAATCACTTATTAGTTCACCCAATTTTGgcccttcaaattaaaatttttatggaTCTGGATAATATGTCACAGCCAATTTCATATCACATACAACACTCTTCAGTACCAGTCCAATAGGAGAGTTGATTTTTATCTATGATGCCGTACGTGTTTGAAAGTCAGGAGGGcttcatctctttctctttttctgcgGATAAGGGTTTTTCGATTTCCATGAGAATGAGTAAACACTAATGGTAGTTGCTATGGATAAACAATATGTTCATGACCTGCAAAAATGAAGTCAATGCATAAATGGAAAAGTGGGGAGGGGGGTCAAGAAATTATGCTTCGATGAACAAACTGAAGGCGGTCCAGCTAACATTACTTGTTTTTAGTTGAAGAAgaatccttttttttcttcttcttctaattcgATGAGTAAAAACGATTCAGGACAGGAATAGGTCTACATCCATTAAAGTTGTGGCTGAAGAAGATATAGTAAAACATAAGACTAATCTATTAACACGTGTCAGAAGATTAGGTCTCACATATATGTTTCACAAATGGCACAGTTTTGAATTTCTCACCAGCTGGTCTTCCTATCCATAACCGTTGCCATTGTGCAACGAAAAGAAAATATTGCGAATATGAGTTGTTAACTTCAAAAGGTGAGAGCACAGTCCATATATGAGCCAAATAATTGAGGTGAGGAATATTCCTCCTGACGTAGAAGACAGAAAAGGTTCTTCAAGTCGATGTCTCGATGCTAAATAGAAAGACAAATACGTGACTCTGCAGTACTAAATGGTTCACCAATActtacaataataaaaaaaaaaaaaaaatggttcaccAATGAATTTGATATGACAAATTCCACGTGCCTTTGAATGTATGACTTGAACAAGTGAAGTCAATGCATAAAGGTCGACTCGATGATAAATAGGAAGACAAGACAAATACGAGACTCTGCAGTCCATGCTTCAACCAATAATATCAAGAGGTAGGCGTAGCCGCCTCTGTTGATCAAGTCTTTGGACTTGGACGTCCCAATTTCCAGAGAGAGTGAACCAATCAATATCCATCGTTAAAATTTGGCCGGCTTGCCACTAGGAATCTCTACTGATGTAAGCAATGTCTTGATGTTCATGACCTGCAAAAATGAAGTCAATGCATAAAGGTCTTAAGAAAAAATGCGataaaatctctctttttttttttcttttttttttttttcaatctaggCAAATACAATAAGAGAATAAGAACGATTGAACgaacaagaaaagaaataaggaaaAGTGGAGAGGGGGGTTAACTGGATTTGAGGTCAAGAAATGATGCTTCGTCGAAGAAAGGGAGGATGGTCCATCGGACActacttatttttatttgaaaagaagaaaccttttttaaaaaataataataataataataatcaacaaTGAGCAAATATGACTAAAATCAGAGTTGATTTTTATTCCTGACTGGAAGAATAATAAGAAAATTAGTTGAGACTTTCTGATTTAGCCAGCAAATAAAGAGAATTTATATTCTATTAATATGTACCTGAAAAACAATTAGGCGTAAGTTATAAGATTCCTCTAATAAGGATGCTTCACCAATCCTAATAACGTGGCCAGTTGTCCACCACGTGTATTCGTGTAACTGTAGCTTTGTATGCATGACTTGGAAAAGTGAAGTCCAAGCAGTCGACTCGATGAAAAATAGGAAGACAAATTGAATACTATGCGGTCTCCAAGTGGTAGCCGCCTCTGCTTGAAGTCTTTGGAGTTGAAGGAATTGAAGGTCTCAATTCCAAATTTAATTGGGTAATATCCATTACCCAATATGCACGGCAGTATCATTGCCAAATCCCTTACTGAGTCATGTACTGCCTCCATGCAATTTGTACAGGAAAAAGGGTCCAGTCCTGAAGGACACCTACAGCCCCCTTATATCATCGAATCTCCAGAACACTTTACACGAGCATCAGTACCAGATTCAATGCATACAAGTctaaagaaaattttcttttcacaattttctacttcgaaaatgaagcaaaaagataaacacaaacacaaaaatagttttcacctttatgtaatgccataataatttttcaaaccgaaaacaaaaaatacccacCAAAACACTGATTACAAATCATGTTTTAATCTCCCTAACAGACATCCTAACAtcgattcttttttgtttttatctttcaCTTTCATTTAGTGAACAGCCAAACAGAGTCCTTTGTCAAAAAGATTCAGTTTCTGATTTTTGAAGCCAAATTTGCCCATTGGTGTCTTAAATTTTGGCAAATTTTCTTAGATTTCGGAGGTAACCAAAGAAGCTTGGAAAATGATTATCTtcaaaaccatttaaaatgAATCACTTATACCCAATTTTGACCCTTGAAAAGCTGGATAACATGTCCAGTTATGTCGTCACTACCAATTCCATACCACATGCAATACTCTTCACCAGTCTAAGAGGAGAGTTGATGTGAATCTATGATACCATGTTTGAAGATCAATAgggcttctttttctttctttctgctgGGGATTATGCCTAACATAACGACCCATCAAATATTCCAGCATCCACAAGGACCACAACAGTATCCTTTTTTACATAGGAGGAATGCCCACTATCAATATTGATGAATTACGTCTTCCTTGTCAGCATGTTCTCTGGAGGTGTGTATTTGCATGCAGGGTAAAAATTAAAGCAGAATTAGAAAATGGGAAATTAACAGCATTACAAAATGAGAAACAACCGATCTAAATTTAGGGGGTCTAATCCTAATCAAATCCCTTCATTTAGGGAATTCAATTCTcatcaaatccctaaattttGGATAATCCAATCCTCATTTATGATAAGGATTCCTATTCTTATTATATAGTATTCTTAATACTAGCCACCTGGAAATCAACAAAAGTATCAGTCGAGTTCACAATGGTTCCCACCCCAACGTGTCTTGAGGTTGTGCAATAATTGGAGTGGAGTTGTACATGAATCAGGGCCCAATATCCATTACCCAATAAGATTGGTGTAAACCATGACTTTTTATGCATGACTTGAAAAAGTGAAGTCAATGCATAAATACTTTATTCtgaccaataaaaaatattgttttgaaGTCTAGGTGTGAAATAAGCACAAACGGCCCAAACTTTACCTCACTCAAGATAAAATCATCTTTAGTAGCCGCCTCTATTTGAAAGTTTTTGGAGTTgtgacaaggatcctctccaccTCACTTAGAGTTGTATGTATGAATGACTTGGAAAATGATTATCTTTTAGAACTATTTAAACTTAGGTCCAACTATTTAAGATGTTCCAATTCCAGTAAATAATCACTTATCAGTTCACCCAATTTTGACCCTTCATACATTTCATGAATCTGGATAACATGTCACAGCCAATTCCATACACAAACAACACTCTTTTCACTAGACCAAGAGGAGAGTTGATTTTTATCTATGAAAATAACTGATATTCAACACAAAATAGAAGTAATTGTAGTTCAGTTattaaatatacaaaataattttctctCATCTTCTGTTCTCTTTTATGATATCTtgctataataaaaaaaaatgaggatatTCAGGTTTAGTTTTCATTTATGCAAAACGTAACTAAATAACAGATGATTTCTAGACCCCATTGCATCTTGGAGAAATATTTACTTTAATCCTATGCAtacttttttttggtggggacaaataattttttaaggaaaaccACGTTGTAACGCATCTTAAGagcattttgtttttgtgttttcttttacttttagggtaaatgtatcataaatccctgaatttaatatcactgaggtctcggtatgttttatactgagacaGTGAgttcataattccacctgtacggatgcggcaacccccacaaccgtgcagacattgatgctttggttgcaggttctacGGATATAGATAtcgactcgtccacctagcgtatgagaTGTTATGATTGGAACActtcgcgacagtcataagtcactgACTTttatgggtagtccgcattttgagtattttatttatggctcgtgtcctacgtggcatatgtatttattgagtctgtattttagtatgtaattagtgtaatgcgttttataagccttaaatagatagacttgtaaatggctcttgttgtaattaactgttatgtattagatatATTTCCGCTTTATGATATGTGTTTTGCTGCagattaattattatattccgctgttagatgtaactctgattatcaggtagatgctatggggcatgtgccatatgttggttgagcgacttgtagtcgtgccactgtgaagatccgttagtattttttttttctttttttttctttttaaaaaaaaggccttcacaaaaataattaagaaaactaataataatttgtatGATAGAAAAAGATGCATTtaatctttaattaatattttaacacatcCCTTACGTGTGAGTTTAAATACTCGATCACTCAATAAATTAAGCTCAATATAtagaataattaattgaaatgaaaggtgAATTATTGAATCAGAGTTCGAACTCTGAACCTTTATTTTAATACCATCTTaaattatctcttatcttaaaaattta
Protein-coding regions in this window:
- the LOC133860448 gene encoding receptor-like protein EIX2 — its product is MATVMDRKTNFVVVLVHCYLSFATIICMFTYARGNPNVLCREREREALLTFKQGIIDRSNQLSSWIGHECCVWKGIGCDNITGHVIHLNLRNPYDSGTAHEAFSQSQLGGVISDSLLELKHLRYLDLSENHFADSHIPSFFGYLGNLRYLSLSCAGFVGTIPHQLANLSNLHYLGIQGSLLHVDNLEWLSHLSLLEFLDMSFVNLSKASNWLQVMNLLPSLSQLLLSSCELDKYDPIPYVNFSSLSVLDLSVNHNLSSTILNLLCNISTLERLEFAYNNIQGVLPSAIGSLSQLISLDLSNNGLEGKLPRSLGNLCNLQNLDLSHNKLGGGVYELLGNSSLSQLIYLDLSNNGLEGKLPRSLGNLCNLQHLDLSHNKLGGGVYELLGNSSACTVKNMEFLDLSWNRLLDTFPNQLGKNKKLSLLFLDSNMLSGPIPVSIENLSSLRILSVSHNKFNGTIPVSLGHLSNLEELYISDNFLESFVSDVHFSNLTNLKILEASSNLLTLQVSFNWVPPFQLQILEMESWTLGSRFPAWLQSQKDLQVLNLSNTSISGVIPSWFWSLCSQFLVLDLSHNQIRGSIPSLSCGGSIFLGSNNFFGPLPHISSSIQGLDLSNNSFRGSLSPFVCEQNDIMRDLYFLDLSKNLLSGEVPDCWMNYSLLMVLNLGSNNLTGNIPSSLGSLSMLEFLTLNKNNLFGHLPLSLQNCTLLKIVDLRENHLSGSLSIWSGNSSANLRVLVLRSNKFYGSIPHEFCHLKSLQIMDLAQNKFTGPIPRCFGNLSAMVGQNLDIIDKGNFSLKEALYGEPVLLVTKGTENEYRDILALVTSMDLSSNNLIGEIPDELTSLYGLRFLNLSNNQLHGKIPEKINAMKLLESLDVSMNQLTGAIPQSMASLTFLSHLNLSYNNFSGRIPSGTQLQSFSALCFIGNNHDLCGPPLTSRCVGDGPSLETTPNADDEGREDSGWIDLKGFYISMPFGFVVGFWAVFGPLAFNKAWRWAFFKFLDDMKYKFLNGV